Below is a genomic region from Terriglobales bacterium.
GCGCAAAGTCTGCGACTCTTACTATTACGGATAACACCGGTGACAGCCGTCCCGCTGTGCAACTGTCCGGAATCGGCGTTCCCAATGCTCCCGAAGTTTCTTTCTCACCCTCCAATCCTGTTTTTGGCAACCCACTTGTGGGCGCCAGTTCCTCAATCGTCATCAGTTTGACGAACAGCGGGGGCGCCGACCTACACGTCAACGGGCTGGCGGTGACAGGAGTCAACAGCGGCGATTTCAGCATTGAATCGGTCGGTTCGACATGCACCACGGCGCCCTTCACTCTAGTGCCGGGCGATTTGTGTTTCATGCAACTTCGGTTTGCTCCTTCCGCACCGGGAAATCGCACGGCCAACCTGCAGGTGACCAGCGATGCGGCCGGGAGCCCCGAACTGCTTCCCCTGTCCGGAACTGGCGAGGCGCTGACGATTGCGCCGGCCGCCGGTTCTTCCTTGTCGGCAACGATTGCGGCAGGTCAGACCGCCATTTTCAGCCTGTCGTTTTCCGCGGGCAACGCGACGGGCACACTCTCCCTGAAGTGCACTCAGTCGATTCCGGCAGCGATTTGTGTGCTGCCCGCGTCGGTCGCGCTCAATGGCACCGGGCCCACCACGGTCAACGTGAATGTCCACACCGCTGGCCCTACGGCGCTCTCTACGTCAACCGTGCTACCCCCACCCATGGGCTCGGGGCAATACCTACCCTTCCTGCTTGCGTTTGCGCTGTTCGCGACCTTGCCGATGCTGGGTCGACGCGGATTCATGCCGGCCGGGGCCGCCGGGCGGCGGTTCGCCCGCGCGTCCGGCTTGTTGATTCTCGTTGCCTGCCTTTGGTCCGGATGCGGGAGTGGCTCGAAGTCTTCCACTCCGCAGCCTACGCCGGTGGGAACGTATCCAGTTACCGTTACCGCAACGGTTGGTTCGAACTCGCAAAGCGTGACTCTAATGGTCACGGTGCATTAGCCAAATGGGGCGTGCCAGGCTTGGGAAAGAATGGTATCGGGGCTGCGGTTGAGAATCGAAACCGCAGCCCCAAGTGCCTGGAGGCACGGGCGAAGAACAGGCAAGCACGGCACTGTAGCGGAGATCTTTGGTCATAACGTGCCCTTTGCCCTTGCCGAGAAGTACCGCGAGAAGAGCCGTCGCAAGGTGCAGGAACTAAATTGGACCAGAACCGAAATCGAGTACGAGCCGACCGGCGACCTCGAATTCAGGGTCGGTGCGGACAGGTGGGGAGGGGAGAAGTTCCGTGACACAAAGAAGCAGCGGCTTGAAGAATTGTTGGCGAAGCTCGTCGGGGCCGTGATGCGCGATGGACGGGATCGCGTACTTGCCGCCGAGCGCGCGAGACAGCAAGCGATCGAGCAGCGCAAGAAGGAAATCCAAAGGCTCGAACTGAGGGACAGGATTCAGAAGAGGAGAAGAAGGTCCAGCAGCTAGAGGACTGGGTGGCGAGCTGGGCAAAGGCACGTCAGATGGGCTGATTCATCGCTGAGTTGGAGCGGCTGTGGTTGGCGGCGCGTCATGACCTGTCTGCCGATGTGCCGAAGGGCCAACGGATCACCTGGATGAAGCAGCGGGCGGACCGCCTGGACCCGCTGGTCGAGAGCCCACCGTCCATTCTCGACAGGAAAGGCGAGCTGAATTGGTATTGGTGACGGAAATTCACTGGGCGCAAGGAGGCGGTTTCCTACCGTCCGGCCATAGTTGAATAGCACTGAAAGCTGCGCTCACTACTTGGTCGGAGCGAAACTAACAGCCGAGGCCCTCTTACGAAGCTTGCCAGCCATCTCAACTAGGGCGGCAAGGGAGTCAGCTTTCATCTTCTGCATTACCTGTCCGCGATGCGCTTTCACTGTAATCTCGCTGATGCCGAGCTCGCCACCGATCTGCTTGTTCAACAGGCCAGAAACCACCAACGCCATGACCTGCCGTTCGCGAGGGGTGAGTGACGCATAACGGTTCCGGAGTTCCTGTACTTCCGCTTCGTGGCTAAGAGCAATGCGGCTGCGCTGGAGGGCTTGTCGAATGGCGTTCAGTAGCACTCCATCACTGAAAGGTTTTGTCAGGAATTCAACCGCTCCGGCCTTCATGGCTCGGACCGTCAGCGGTATATCGCCGTGGCCCGTAATGAAGATGATCGGCATATCAGTCCGCTCGGCAGCTACACGCTCTTGCAGTTCGAGACCGTTGAGGCCCGGAAGAGAAAAGTCAAGGATCAGACAGCTTGGAAGACCAGCTCGCGGGTGATCGAGGAATTCTTGTGCGGATGCGAAGGTTTCGACTTGCCAACCTTCGTGTTGGATCAGCAATTCCAGCGATTCGCGCACGGAAACATCGTCATCAACGACGAATACGATCGGTGCGGGCGGCACGGGTGCTGACCACAACTCGCAGTTGACAGCGCGCGCGAGGCTCACAGTATATCCCAAGACACTGGGCCCATCGTTCAATTCACCCGGACGACCGCATTCAGTGCTTCAAGCAAAGCCGTGTCGCTGAACGGCTTGTACAGCACGTTCACGGCTCCTTGTTTGAAGGCTTCCTCCCGGATGGCTTCGTCCTTCTGGGCGGTGATGAAGATGACCGGAATCTCTTGGCCACGACGCCTCAATTCCTGTTGAAGAGCAAGTCCATTCATGTCCGGCATCGCGATGTCGAGGATCAGACACCTGGTCTCGTCGACACAATCGGACAAGAGGAACTCATTCGCGGACGAAAAAGCGCGGGCCGCAAAGCCGAACTCCCTAAGCAAATCGGGCAGCGACTCGCGCACCGACTCATCGTCATCAACTACGGATAGAAGCGGACGTTCGGTGGCGCTCCTTCCCTGAAGGGACTCCATGACAAAGAGAATGCGCCACTCCATAGAGCGCGTCCATTGTACTTTAGTATTGCTTTTGGCCGATTATGAGCGCGGGAGCAGGATCATGCCGCGTCCGTTGCCGGATCAGGCCGATTGACAGGAGTTTCGAAGGCCGCCAAATCTTCGAGTCTACAAGGGATGGCAAAGGAAAATGTAGCTCCGGGTCCATCATTGGGGATCGCCCAGAGATTTCCATGATGAGCCTCGATAATGGACCGGCTGATAGACAGCCCGATTCCCATTCCGTCGGCTTTGGTCGTATGGAAAGGTTCGAAGAGGTTGTCCGCGACGTGAGTGAGACCGACTCCCACATCCTTCACGCTAAGGCGCACGTGATTCCCTTCATCGCGTTCGGTTCTGATGAGCAATTCTCTCGGGCGATCGTCAACGGTGCTCATCGCCTCGGAAGCGTTCCGTAGAAGGTTCAGGATGACCTGCTGAAGCTGGATTCGATCGGCCATGACGGCCGGCAGGTCATCTGCAAGCTCATGGCGCAGAATCACTCGGTTCCGATGCAGCTCACCCAGCGACAGCGCCGTGACCTCTAGGGCGGCCTCATTCAGGTCCATCAATTCCGGCGAGAGGTCCTTCTTGCTATAAAGCGTACGCAGTCGAGCGATTACGTCGGAGGCCCGGTTCCCATCACGAATCGTGCGCCGGGCGGTCTCGCGAGCGCCATCGATGTTTGGGGGATCGTCAGAGAGCATCCGCAAACACGTGCTGGCATTGGTGACGATGCCGGAAATAGGCTGATTGATCTCGTGTGCGATCGACGCCGTTAGCACTCCCAGGCTCGTAACTCTCGCAACCTTCCCAAGTTCCGACCTGGCCCTGGCGAGAGCTTCTTCCGAGGTTCGGCGAGCCGTGACATCCTGAACCGCCGCGATGTACTCCAGTCGACCATTCCGGTCCCGGGTCGCGTGGCCGACAGCGTGCAGATACTTGATCGAATGGTCAGGCATCATCAAACGCCAGTGCCACTCGAAGCCGTTGCCGGCGTCTTGCGCCTGGTCGACCATTTTCATTTTCTCAATCAAACTGACGTCTTCTGGATGGACGCGAGTGCGGATTAGCTCGAGCGTCACGGGCACGCCGACCTCAAACTCGTAGATGCGATAGAGCTGCTCTGACCACGTGATTTCGCCGGTCGCTACCTTCCAAGAAAAGCTGCCGGTCAAGCTGAGGCGTTGGCCCTCTGCGAGAAATGTCTCGCTGCGACGCAACTCCTCCTCCGAGCGCAGGTCTTTGGCCGCTTCAGCCTGCTTGCGCGCCGTGATGTCGTGGAAAGTCACCAAAGCGCGGCGCTCGAAATGGCCCGGAAAAGACAAAGGATGGGCATCAAGAATTAGCGTCCGCTGACCGATTGTCGTAAGGACGTTATCCACCTCGACGGCCCGGAATGCGTGATCGCCGGCAACCATCTCCTTGAGTTGCTCATGCAACGGGGCAAGCTCAAAGGCGCCGTTCCCAAGCTCGTAGAGTGAGACCCCTTGTATCTCATCGCGAGAAACCCCGAACATTGTGTAAAAGGCACGATTGCCCGCTTCGATCCGCTGGTCAGCACGCAGCACGACGAGAGGATCGGCGACCGTGTTGAGGATTGCCTTAGTGCACTCGCGTTCGTAGATGGCCTGATCCACGCATGCGCGGAAAGCAGTCACATTCGTGAACGTGAGCACGGCGCCAGTGACTTGGTGATCGCCTTTCGTGCACGGAGATATCCGGACAACGAACCACCTGTCCCTCTCGTGAAAGTCGGCCCGTGATTCCACTCCGCCGGCGATGACCTGGCTGCACTGCTGTTCCAGGCGCGGCAAGCCAGCGAGCACCGAGACATCGCGGGGCGCCCGACCAATGTCCGCCGGCGAGAAGCCTAGGACACCCGCCGCCTTATTGAAACAAGCGATCGCAAGGTCGCGTCGCAGGACGACAATCGGAATTTCAACGATATCCAGGATCTCGATCAGATCAGCAGTCACGGTGTCTGCAGCCGCGTCGGCAGCGTTGACCCGCTGGAAATTGGTCCAGCGGCGATTGACCGTAACCCGCCGCGGTGTCATCAGGCGGCCCCTGAAGCAGTGTACAGATTCCGGCTCCGCTGCAGGACGGGGTCGGCAACCGCCGGTAGAACCTGACGCAATGCCAGCAACAACGCTTGGGCGCGCGGCATGTCGAACGGTGGCCGATAGTCGGAGAGCAGCCGGCTTTCAAGGACACGAGCTTCGTCCGGGCCGACCGTCTCCCGGAGCGCATCGGCTACGGCGCGCTCTAGCCGAGCGTAGTCCTCCACCGGAATCAGGTGAGAATGATTCGTCCCGAGCCTGGGCAGCATGCGTGCGTGAACTTCGCCGTTGAAGTTGTCCATTAAGAATGAGCACAAGATCGAGATATCGTGCTTTTTCGCAAGCTGGTCGAACAAGTCTTCGAGGTTCATACTGGCGGCGACATCGCCGCGTTCCCACAGGACGTTGACCATCTCTCCCCACCAACGCACTTTTTGGTAGCGCCCTCCAGCGCGCGCCTGTCCGATGACGTCGGCGGCGAGGCCAAGGAACACCGGCGAATCCGGCATGGCGTCCCGCATGAAGCGGGGCAGGAATTCGTCGGCGTCCACCACTGTCAGCTGTTCGCGCTCCCGTGCCGCTTCCACATCCACACCCTCGGTTTCGAGGCGTCGGCGAATGGCGTTCC
It encodes:
- a CDS encoding response regulator is translated as MSLARAVNCELWSAPVPPAPIVFVVDDDVSVRESLELLIQHEGWQVETFASAQEFLDHPRAGLPSCLILDFSLPGLNGLELQERVAAERTDMPIIFITGHGDIPLTVRAMKAGAVEFLTKPFSDGVLLNAIRQALQRSRIALSHEAEVQELRNRYASLTPRERQVMALVVSGLLNKQIGGELGISEITVKAHRGQVMQKMKADSLAALVEMAGKLRKRASAVSFAPTK
- a CDS encoding response regulator, which gives rise to MEWRILFVMESLQGRSATERPLLSVVDDDESVRESLPDLLREFGFAARAFSSANEFLLSDCVDETRCLILDIAMPDMNGLALQQELRRRGQEIPVIFITAQKDEAIREEAFKQGAVNVLYKPFSDTALLEALNAVVRVN
- a CDS encoding ATP-binding protein; this encodes MTPRRVTVNRRWTNFQRVNAADAAADTVTADLIEILDIVEIPIVVLRRDLAIACFNKAAGVLGFSPADIGRAPRDVSVLAGLPRLEQQCSQVIAGGVESRADFHERDRWFVVRISPCTKGDHQVTGAVLTFTNVTAFRACVDQAIYERECTKAILNTVADPLVVLRADQRIEAGNRAFYTMFGVSRDEIQGVSLYELGNGAFELAPLHEQLKEMVAGDHAFRAVEVDNVLTTIGQRTLILDAHPLSFPGHFERRALVTFHDITARKQAEAAKDLRSEEELRRSETFLAEGQRLSLTGSFSWKVATGEITWSEQLYRIYEFEVGVPVTLELIRTRVHPEDVSLIEKMKMVDQAQDAGNGFEWHWRLMMPDHSIKYLHAVGHATRDRNGRLEYIAAVQDVTARRTSEEALARARSELGKVARVTSLGVLTASIAHEINQPISGIVTNASTCLRMLSDDPPNIDGARETARRTIRDGNRASDVIARLRTLYSKKDLSPELMDLNEAALEVTALSLGELHRNRVILRHELADDLPAVMADRIQLQQVILNLLRNASEAMSTVDDRPRELLIRTERDEGNHVRLSVKDVGVGLTHVADNLFEPFHTTKADGMGIGLSISRSIIEAHHGNLWAIPNDGPGATFSFAIPCRLEDLAAFETPVNRPDPATDAA
- a CDS encoding MEDS domain-containing protein, with protein sequence MADAAPCDHIVQLYQDQGFLNRAVCRFAGAAIANGEGIILVPTLAHWNAIRRRLETEGVDVEAAREREQLTVVDADEFLPRFMRDAMPDSPVFLGLAADVIGQARAGGRYQKVRWWGEMVNVLWERGDVAASMNLEDLFDQLAKKHDISILCSFLMDNFNGEVHARMLPRLGTNHSHLIPVEDYARLERAVADALRETVGPDEARVLESRLLSDYRPPFDMPRAQALLLALRQVLPAVADPVLQRSRNLYTASGAA